The DNA region ATATCTCATCATCCGTCGAGTGGCGACCGGCATGATATTCCTCAGTCGTCCGGATGATGAGATCGACGACATTAGGGAAACAGCCGCAGCAACGGCCGCGCTTTTCCATGGCGTGATAGACCTTCGCAGGCACGATAAGCTGCCAACAGTCTTCATCGAGAAGGCTGTTGATAACCTCCCGGATTTCCTTGTCGGTTATATAATTGCAGCTGCAAACGAGCACGTCTTCATTCCAAACATGACACTGACTATCGTGTTTTCTGCAAAAGAAGATGGGGACTGTCAAGAAAAAATCGAGATGGAATGCATATGGATTTTTGTTTGGCATTCACATGGTGGCAAAAACCTCTCGTCTGACATCGTTGGTTTCCCGCTCCCGCTGGCACCTCGCGTACCTGCCTACGTTTTGGGAAGGGAACATGCCGCTGGGCTTAATGGCTGACGTAGTGGCAGGCTGTGGCTGTACGTTCATACTTGACCTCTTGGGACGGGGACGTCTCCATTTGTTCCAGTTTTGGACAGAGCAGGTGAGCATGGTGTTTTTCAGAGGCGAATGTGTTAAAACCTCTGCTATTATGAGTCTTGGCAGAGGAAACATCACGGAAATGGACACGGCTGGCACCCAACGGGCTCGCGCACTGGAACTCCTGAAGGCCCGACATATGCTGCGGCTGAAGGATTTCGTCGCGAACGGCATTGGCTCAGAGACGCTCGCGCGTCTCGTGCGAGATGAAGAAGTCGTTCGTCCGGCGCGCGGCCTTTACCAACTTCCCGACGCTGCGGCCGACGCACGACATACTCTGGCCGAGGCATCGGCGCTAGTGCCGAAAGGGATCGTCTGCCTGACCTCGGCGCTGCAATTTCATGAGCTGACGCTGCAAATGCCGTCGGCGGTCTGGATGGCCATCGATCGAACGGCTTGGCGCCCCAAGATCGACTATCCGCCTATCCGTTTCGTACGCTTCACCGGCACCGCTCTCACCGAGGGCGTCGAGCGGCATTGCATCGAGGGGGTCAAGGTGCCGATCACAAATCCGGCGCGTTCGATCGTCGATTGCTTCCGCTATCGGACGAAAGTTGGCCTCGATGTTGCGATGGAGGGGCTGCGCGAGGGGCTCCGGCAGCGCAAGACGACAAGTGACGAACTCTGGACATATGCGAAGAGGGCCAGAATCTGGTCGATCATGCGATCCTATGTTGAAGCGACGGTGGCTGATGGCGCGTGAACCGAAGAAAAACGTCGGAGCATCGGTGCGCGCCCGGCTCCTGGATCGGTCTCGGCAGAACGCACGGACTTTCAGATCCTGCTGACGCGCTATGTGCTCGAGCGGCTCCTGTACCGCCTGAGCCTATCCGCGCATCGCGACCGCTTCATCCTCAAGGGCGCGATGCTGTTCGTTACCTGGGTCGCCGACCCTTTTCGGCCGACGCGGGATCTCGACCTGCTGGGCCACGGCGAAAGCAGTCCTAAGGCCATCGCAGAGACTTTCCATGCTATTTGCATGCAGCCGGTCGAGGATGACGGCGTTGTCTTCGACGTGGATGGGCTCGAGGCCGCGCCGATCCGAGAAGAAGTCGAGTATGGCGGCGTTCGCGTCCGCACCACGGCCACCATCGCAGGCGCCCGCATTCCGATTCAGGTGGATATAGGCTTCGGCGACGCCGTCACGCCGGGACCGGTCGATATAGAATATCCATCGTTGCTCGATGCGCCGGCGCCGCGCCTTCGAGCCTATCCGGTCATCGCCGAGAAATTCGAGGCGCTGGTTACACTCGGCATGGCGAATAGCCGCCTGAAGGATTTCTACGATCTTTGGCTGATCACCGAAACGTTCGAGCTCGAGCGGTCCACCCTCGCGGAAGCCGTGCGCCAGACTTTCGCTAGAAGAGGGACAGATTTTCCGAAGGAGAGGCCGATGGGTCTCAGCGATGCCTATGCCGAAGCATGGGATAGGCAGTGGCGGACGTTTCTCGGTCGCGAACGTATGACGGCCGCGCCGCCAGGCTTGGCCACGGTAGTGGCGGATCTCGGGCGGTTTCTATTGCCCCTGACGTGGGCCCTTGAGGGCAATTGGCTTTGGAAGCCTCGTTCGGGATGGACGCAGGCGTAGACAGAATGGCTACGAGAGGCCCACGGCGAATGCCGGGCTCTCGCTCGCGGGCATTTCCTCAATAATCGACCGCGCTGGTGTGTCTCGCGGATCAGCGCCGCTCGCAACCTGGTCAGCAAATACAGAGATATACTCGCGCTACGCCAGATTAGCTTCCGAAGACTGGCCGCGGAATGCCGGCCCTGGCAGACATCGTTGGACGACAATATCAATGAAAATTGCGTCCCTTCGGCATGACCTGCGCGGTCTCCGCGGCATTCGTCTCACCGCTTGCCGATATCATTCGCCTTTCGATGGCCGCTTTTTCGAGAATACCCGCCATCTTTTTTCCACGAGGATCGGCCGTCGGCCGCACTGCCTCGTCGGCGCGCTCGCATGCGCCGAAACGTTGCGCCTCCTTCTGCAGGAGACCGAGAGCGGGCGTCATATCTTCGATGTGCTCGACGACCGTATGAATTACGCCGCTATGACTTTGCAGTCTGCCGTGGATTTTCACGAGACGCGCGCCCATGACGATCGAACGGTATTTCTCGAAAGCCTTTTTCCAGATAATGGCATTGGCAACGCCCGTTTCATCCTCCAGCGTCATGAAGACCACCCCCTTGGCGGTGCCCGGCCGCTGGCGGACCAGCACCAGCCCCGCAATCGTCACCTTCTTTCCGTTCGGCACGGTCAGAAGATCGACATTGCGCGTCATTCCAGCTCTCCGGAAGTCCTCTCGCAGGAAGGAAACAGGGTGCGCCTTCAGTGATAGCGATAGATAGCGATAATCCTCGACCACCTGTTCGCCCGGCAGCATTTCGGGCAGTTTCATCCTCGGTTCGATTTGGAGATCGACATGGGATACCCGATCGAACAAGGGCAGCTTCTCTGCCGCACTTTTCACGTCGAGCGCCCGCGCTGCCCAGAGCGCCTCGCGCCGCGACAAGCCGATGGAACCGAACGCATCTGCATCTGCCAGCCGTTCGATATCCGATTTCTCAAGGCCTGAGCGCAGCCATAGATCGCGGATCGATCGATAACCGGCACCTCGATTTGCGATCAATTTCTCCATTATCCTGTCTTCGGAAAGGCCCTTCACCTGCCGGAAACCGAGACGAACCGCTCTCTTCGTCCGGATGACCTCGCACATATCCTTGTGCCGGAAATCGATTTTCGACCTGTCGAAACGGGCTTCCTCCAAGAGGCAATCCCAATCCGAACGGTTGATATCGACCGCACGAATTTCCACACCGTGCTCCCGCGCATCCCGGACCAGTTGCGCCGGCGCATAAAACCCCATCGGCTGGGAGTTCAGCATCGCCGCGCAGAAAACATCGGGATAATAGGCCTTGATCCAGGATGAAGCGTAAACGAGCAGCGCGAAGGAAGCCGCGTGGCTTTCCGGAAAGCCGTACTCGCCGAAACCCTTGATCTGGTTGAAGCATTGCTGCGCGAATTCACGGGCGTAGTTCTTTGCAATCATTCCATCGATGAACCGCTTCTCGAAATTGCCGATCGTTCCTGTTCTCTTGAACGTCGCCATTGCCCGCCGAAGCCGGTCGGCTTCTGCGGGTGCAAAACCCGCGGCGGTGATCGCAATCTGCATGGCTTGCTCCTGAAACAGGGGAACGCCGAGCGTTCTTTCAAGGACCGCTTCCAACTCCGGGTTGGGATATTCGATCGGGATGTTGTTTTTCCACTGTTCTCGGCGTTTCAGGTGAGGATGCACCATGTCGCCTTGGATTGGTCCCGGCCGCACGATCGCCACCTCGATGACGAGATCGTAGAATTTCCTCGGTTTAAGACGCGGCAGCATGCTCATCTGCGCCCGGCTTTCGATCTGGAAGACGCCCAGCGTATCGGCCCGGCACATCATGGCGTAGACGGGCTCGCCTTCGTCCCCGTGCTCCTTGTTACCGAGATCGGCGAGGGTCTTCTTCACGTCGTAATGAAGCTGAAGGAGCGAAAAGGCCTTCCGCAGGCAGGTCAGCATGCCGAGCGCCAGGACGTCCACCTTGAGGATCTTGACGTTGTCGAGGTCGTCCTTGTCCCACTCGATCATGTAGCGATCCGGCATCGCCGTCTTCATGATGGGCACGACTTCGTCGAGCCGGTCCCGGGTGATGACAAATCCGCCGACGTGCTGGGTGAGGTGGCGCGGAAACCCGAGAAGCTCGGACGCATATCTGAGAACATTCTTCGTCACCGGATCGCCAATGTCGAGGCCGCCCGCCTTTGCATCGCGCTCCGAGAGACTGTCGTCGGACCAGCCCCAGACGAGGCTACTGATCGCCGACTGAACATCTTCCGAAAGCCCAAAGGCCTTGGCGACTTCGCGGCCAGCCGAGCGCGTTCGATAAGTAGTCACTCCCGCCGTTAGCCCGGCATGCTCTATGCCGTATCTTTTATAGATGAACTGGATGACCTCCTCGCGCCTGTCATGCTCGAAATCGACGTCGATGTCCGGCGGCTCGTCCCGGTCCATCGAGATAAACCGGTCGAAGAGAAGCGTGCTCTTGGCCGGATCGACTTCCGTTATTTCGAGGCAGTAGCAGATGACCGAGTTCGCAGCCGACCCTCGACCCTGGCAAAGAATCTTCAGCTCACAACGGGCATGCTGGATGATCTTGTGAACGGTCAGGAAATAGGAGGCGTATTTTTTCTCGCGGATGAGGTTGAGTTCATAGTCGATCTGCGCCGCGATCTTTTCGGGGATACCCTCCGGATAGCGTTTTTGCGCTCCCGCGCGTGTCAACCGTTCGAGCGTTTCGTAAGGTGTCTCGCCGGGATCGTTTTCAGGCGGATAATTGTGCTCCAACTCGCTGAGCGAGAAGGTGAGACTGGAGAAGAACGTGCGCGTATTTTCGATCGCATCGGGATAGTCCCTGAAGAGACGGAACATTTCGCGTGTTCCCTT from Rhizobium sullae includes:
- a CDS encoding (2Fe-2S)-binding protein, whose translation is MPNKNPYAFHLDFFLTVPIFFCRKHDSQCHVWNEDVLVCSCNYITDKEIREVINSLLDEDCWQLIVPAKVYHAMEKRGRCCGCFPNVVDLIIRTTEEYHAGRHSTDDEIFDFMSRLKQFHEEYRRADIERRQKSHRAA
- a CDS encoding type IV toxin-antitoxin system AbiEi family antitoxin domain-containing protein, whose amino-acid sequence is MDTAGTQRARALELLKARHMLRLKDFVANGIGSETLARLVRDEEVVRPARGLYQLPDAAADARHTLAEASALVPKGIVCLTSALQFHELTLQMPSAVWMAIDRTAWRPKIDYPPIRFVRFTGTALTEGVERHCIEGVKVPITNPARSIVDCFRYRTKVGLDVAMEGLREGLRQRKTTSDELWTYAKRARIWSIMRSYVEATVADGA
- a CDS encoding nucleotidyl transferase AbiEii/AbiGii toxin family protein is translated as MLERLLYRLSLSAHRDRFILKGAMLFVTWVADPFRPTRDLDLLGHGESSPKAIAETFHAICMQPVEDDGVVFDVDGLEAAPIREEVEYGGVRVRTTATIAGARIPIQVDIGFGDAVTPGPVDIEYPSLLDAPAPRLRAYPVIAEKFEALVTLGMANSRLKDFYDLWLITETFELERSTLAEAVRQTFARRGTDFPKERPMGLSDAYAEAWDRQWRTFLGRERMTAAPPGLATVVADLGRFLLPLTWALEGNWLWKPRSGWTQA
- a CDS encoding error-prone DNA polymerase, whose amino-acid sequence is MSTVPAFFEIGARTNFSFLEGASSPEEMVVQAAWLKLGGLGIADKNSVAGVVRAHAQAEEIRKKFERKEAGLLEEDEKERNIPDPIRIQPGARLVFSDGTPDVLAYPRNRKGWAHLCRLLSAGNLKDEAEKGTCILTETEFMEWGDEMVLALVPDRSVLDDAAGRKALEDRLERFRKRFRKALHIALVPAYDGRDRQAFAVLAMLAARNRIPLIATNEPLYHHPERRPLSDIVIAIREHVPIAEAGFLLAPNAERYLKGTREMFRLFRDYPDAIENTRTFFSSLTFSLSELEHNYPPENDPGETPYETLERLTRAGAQKRYPEGIPEKIAAQIDYELNLIREKKYASYFLTVHKIIQHARCELKILCQGRGSAANSVICYCLEITEVDPAKSTLLFDRFISMDRDEPPDIDVDFEHDRREEVIQFIYKRYGIEHAGLTAGVTTYRTRSAGREVAKAFGLSEDVQSAISSLVWGWSDDSLSERDAKAGGLDIGDPVTKNVLRYASELLGFPRHLTQHVGGFVITRDRLDEVVPIMKTAMPDRYMIEWDKDDLDNVKILKVDVLALGMLTCLRKAFSLLQLHYDVKKTLADLGNKEHGDEGEPVYAMMCRADTLGVFQIESRAQMSMLPRLKPRKFYDLVIEVAIVRPGPIQGDMVHPHLKRREQWKNNIPIEYPNPELEAVLERTLGVPLFQEQAMQIAITAAGFAPAEADRLRRAMATFKRTGTIGNFEKRFIDGMIAKNYAREFAQQCFNQIKGFGEYGFPESHAASFALLVYASSWIKAYYPDVFCAAMLNSQPMGFYAPAQLVRDAREHGVEIRAVDINRSDWDCLLEEARFDRSKIDFRHKDMCEVIRTKRAVRLGFRQVKGLSEDRIMEKLIANRGAGYRSIRDLWLRSGLEKSDIERLADADAFGSIGLSRREALWAARALDVKSAAEKLPLFDRVSHVDLQIEPRMKLPEMLPGEQVVEDYRYLSLSLKAHPVSFLREDFRRAGMTRNVDLLTVPNGKKVTIAGLVLVRQRPGTAKGVVFMTLEDETGVANAIIWKKAFEKYRSIVMGARLVKIHGRLQSHSGVIHTVVEHIEDMTPALGLLQKEAQRFGACERADEAVRPTADPRGKKMAGILEKAAIERRMISASGETNAAETAQVMPKGRNFH